In one Neobacillus sp. CF12 genomic region, the following are encoded:
- the sdaAB gene encoding L-serine ammonia-lyase, iron-sulfur-dependent subunit beta: protein MKYRSVFDIIGPVMIGPSSSHTAGAARIGRVARSLFGREPKWANISLYGSFAKTYKGHGTDVAIVGGLLDFDTDDVRIINAIDIAKERGIKLRFIEEEAITDHPNTARVIIGDDKGELELVGISIGGGKIEVTELNGFELKLSGNHPAILVVHNDRFGAIASVSNVLAKYEINIGHMEVSRKEKGKLALMTIEVDQNIEDKILQELEQLSNILKVTKIVD, encoded by the coding sequence ATGAAGTACAGAAGCGTGTTTGACATAATTGGACCTGTAATGATTGGCCCTTCTAGTTCGCATACGGCTGGGGCAGCCAGAATTGGAAGAGTTGCCAGAAGCTTATTCGGCAGGGAACCAAAATGGGCAAATATTTCTTTATACGGATCATTTGCTAAAACGTATAAAGGGCATGGTACTGATGTAGCGATCGTTGGTGGTTTGTTAGATTTTGATACCGATGATGTTAGGATAATAAATGCAATAGATATTGCGAAGGAACGGGGGATTAAACTCCGATTTATAGAAGAAGAGGCCATAACAGATCATCCTAATACAGCCAGAGTGATTATTGGCGATGATAAAGGTGAATTAGAGTTAGTTGGAATTTCAATTGGCGGCGGGAAAATTGAAGTTACGGAGCTAAATGGTTTTGAATTGAAATTATCAGGAAACCATCCAGCAATATTAGTTGTCCATAATGATCGTTTTGGTGCAATTGCAAGCGTATCAAATGTATTAGCAAAATACGAAATCAATATTGGTCATATGGAAGTTTCAAGAAAAGAAAAAGGAAAGCTTGCACTAATGACCATTGAAGTTGACCAAAACATCGAAGATAAAATCCTTCAAGAACTTGAACAATTATCAAATATCTTGAAAGTAACCAAGATAGTAGACTAG
- the rpmB gene encoding 50S ribosomal protein L28 has translation MPRKCVVTGKKTTTGNARSHAMNANKRTWGANLQKVRILVDGKPKRVWVSTRALRSGKVERV, from the coding sequence ATGCCACGTAAATGTGTTGTAACTGGAAAGAAAACTACAACTGGTAACGCACGTTCTCACGCTATGAACGCGAACAAGCGTACATGGGGTGCTAACCTACAAAAAGTACGTATTCTTGTTGATGGAAAGCCTAAGCGTGTTTGGGTTTCTACAAGAGCGTTAAGATCTGGTAAAGTAGAACGCGTTTAA
- the rpe gene encoding ribulose-phosphate 3-epimerase, with product MVKIAPSILSADFARLGEEIAAVERAGADYIHIDVMDGHFVPNITIGPLIVEAIRPVTKLPLDVHLMIENPDQYIENFAKAGADYITVHVEACRHLHRTIHHIKSFGIKAGVVLNPATPVDSIEHILADIDMVLLMSVNPGFGGQSFIPEVLPKIRKVKKMADEKGKEIEIEIDGGVNPETAKLCIEAGANVLVAGSAIYNKEDYEAAILSIRG from the coding sequence ATGGTGAAAATTGCACCTTCCATCCTTTCTGCTGATTTTGCCAGATTAGGTGAAGAAATCGCTGCAGTTGAAAGGGCAGGGGCTGACTATATTCATATCGATGTTATGGACGGTCATTTTGTTCCAAATATTACGATAGGGCCATTAATTGTTGAGGCAATTCGTCCAGTCACAAAGCTTCCCCTGGATGTACATCTTATGATAGAAAATCCAGACCAATACATTGAGAACTTTGCTAAAGCAGGAGCAGATTACATTACTGTTCATGTTGAAGCGTGTCGACACCTTCACCGAACGATTCACCATATTAAATCATTTGGAATAAAAGCCGGAGTGGTGTTAAACCCCGCTACTCCTGTTGACAGTATTGAGCATATATTAGCAGATATTGATATGGTGTTGTTAATGTCCGTAAATCCAGGCTTTGGTGGACAAAGTTTCATCCCTGAAGTCCTTCCTAAAATAAGGAAAGTAAAGAAAATGGCGGATGAAAAAGGAAAAGAAATTGAGATAGAAATTGATGGCGGGGTAAATCCTGAAACTGCAAAATTATGTATTGAAGCAGGTGCTAATGTTCTAGTTGCAGGTTCTGCTATTTATAATAAAGAGGACTACGAAGCAGCCATATTATCAATAAGAGGTTAG
- the pknB gene encoding Stk1 family PASTA domain-containing Ser/Thr kinase, protein MLIGKRLSGRYKVLEMIGGGGMANVYLAHDMILDRDVAVKMLRLDFANDEEFIRRFRREAQSATSLAHPNIVSIYDVGEENDLYFIVMEYVEGQTLKQYIQQNSPLKVEDTIEIMKQLTSAISHAHQNHIIHRDIKPQNILVDRYGTVKITDFGIAMALSATSITQTNSVLGSVHYLSPEQARGGMANKKSDIYSLGIVMFELLTGRLPFSGESAVSIALKHLQSETPSVRRWNPNIPQSVENIVLKATAKDSFHRYNSVEEVEEDLRTALDSERINETKFVIPIDDEATKAIPIITNDHRPLQNLDETLVHSQDKNKGNDNVTKGKEKKKRKKWPAILITTFLVLSLLGLFTFLVLPGLISPKDVTIPDVSGMELDEAIAKIEASGLQVDEEIESTHEEIEEGKVIKTNPEEGSTVKEDTAITIYFSIGKEKFELSDYTNRNYNDVIRLLDNQDFKDIKITEVFDDSDKGTILSQKPESGEEVVPEDTILEFEVSKGPEKIILRDLTQSNTKGAQDYVDSVGLTLDATEEKFDDNVPVGNIISQSPPPGTEMKKGETVSVVISKGKEEKPPRTVFREITVEYTGTEPGQEQKVLIYIQDANRSMTTPADTRTITATTKITIELLVPPEGEAGFKVIREDTVVADESVPYPE, encoded by the coding sequence ATGTTGATTGGAAAACGATTAAGCGGTCGCTATAAAGTCCTAGAAATGATTGGCGGGGGCGGAATGGCCAATGTTTATTTAGCCCACGACATGATTCTAGACCGTGATGTAGCTGTCAAAATGCTTCGCCTTGATTTTGCTAACGATGAAGAATTTATCCGCAGATTCCGTAGAGAAGCCCAATCCGCAACAAGTTTAGCGCACCCTAATATTGTTAGTATCTATGATGTTGGGGAAGAAAATGATCTTTATTTTATTGTTATGGAATATGTTGAAGGTCAAACATTAAAACAGTACATACAACAAAATTCACCGTTGAAGGTTGAAGATACAATTGAAATAATGAAACAACTGACATCTGCCATATCACATGCCCACCAAAACCATATTATACACCGGGATATCAAGCCGCAAAATATCCTTGTTGACCGTTATGGTACGGTAAAAATTACTGATTTTGGCATTGCAATGGCGTTAAGCGCAACCAGTATTACCCAAACCAATTCAGTTCTTGGCTCAGTACATTATTTGTCACCAGAACAAGCTCGTGGAGGTATGGCAAATAAGAAATCTGATATTTATTCTTTGGGGATTGTCATGTTTGAATTATTAACAGGCAGGCTTCCTTTTTCAGGTGAATCTGCTGTTTCAATTGCCTTGAAGCATTTGCAATCGGAAACACCCTCAGTAAGAAGGTGGAACCCGAACATCCCACAGAGTGTTGAAAATATTGTTCTGAAGGCAACAGCAAAGGATTCCTTTCATCGTTATAACTCAGTAGAGGAAGTGGAGGAAGATTTAAGGACAGCACTGGATTCAGAGAGAATAAATGAAACGAAATTTGTTATTCCGATTGATGACGAGGCAACAAAAGCAATCCCGATCATTACGAATGATCATCGTCCTCTCCAAAATCTAGATGAAACATTGGTACATAGTCAGGATAAAAATAAAGGTAATGATAACGTAACAAAAGGAAAAGAGAAGAAAAAACGTAAAAAGTGGCCGGCTATCTTAATCACAACTTTCTTAGTGTTATCATTATTAGGGTTATTTACTTTTCTAGTATTACCAGGCCTGATCTCTCCTAAAGATGTTACCATTCCTGATGTTAGCGGCATGGAATTAGATGAGGCAATTGCAAAAATAGAGGCTTCGGGTCTGCAGGTTGATGAAGAAATCGAGAGTACCCATGAAGAAATAGAAGAAGGAAAGGTAATAAAAACCAATCCTGAAGAAGGAAGTACCGTAAAGGAAGATACTGCTATTACGATCTATTTCAGTATTGGAAAAGAGAAGTTTGAATTATCCGATTATACGAACCGCAATTATAATGATGTGATTCGATTACTTGATAACCAAGATTTTAAGGATATTAAAATAACGGAAGTATTCGATGATAGTGACAAGGGAACAATCCTAAGTCAAAAACCTGAAAGCGGCGAAGAAGTCGTCCCTGAAGATACAATCTTAGAGTTTGAAGTTAGTAAGGGGCCAGAGAAAATAATCTTAAGAGATTTAACGCAATCTAATACAAAAGGTGCTCAAGATTATGTTGATTCCGTCGGTCTTACCCTTGATGCTACAGAGGAAAAATTCGATGATAATGTTCCTGTAGGAAATATTATTTCTCAGTCTCCTCCACCAGGAACTGAAATGAAAAAGGGTGAGACGGTTTCTGTTGTTATTTCAAAAGGAAAAGAAGAGAAGCCGCCTAGAACTGTTTTTCGAGAAATAACTGTTGAATATACTGGTACGGAACCAGGTCAAGAGCAAAAAGTACTTATTTACATTCAAGATGCTAATCGCAGTATGACAACACCAGCAGATACCCGAACGATTACGGCAACAACTAAAATTACAATTGAACTCTTAGTTCCACCTGAAGGGGAAGCTGGATTTAAGGTTATTAGAGAAGATACCGTGGTTGCAGATGAGTCTGTTCCTTATCCAGAGTAA
- a CDS encoding Asp23/Gls24 family envelope stress response protein, which translates to MSIELKTKFGQIDISNEVIATIAGGAAIDCYGIVGMASKSQIKDGLTDILRRENFTRGVIVRQENEEVHIDMYIIVSYGTKISEVAHNVQSKVKYTLDKTVGLAVDSVNIYVQGVRVTNP; encoded by the coding sequence ATGTCCATCGAATTAAAAACCAAGTTCGGACAAATTGATATTTCAAATGAAGTAATCGCCACCATCGCTGGAGGTGCCGCTATCGATTGTTATGGTATTGTCGGTATGGCTTCCAAGAGTCAAATAAAAGACGGTCTTACGGATATTTTAAGAAGAGAAAACTTTACTCGTGGAGTTATTGTCCGCCAAGAGAATGAAGAAGTACATATTGATATGTATATAATTGTCAGCTATGGTACGAAAATTTCTGAGGTTGCCCATAACGTGCAATCAAAGGTGAAGTACACACTTGATAAGACCGTTGGACTTGCCGTTGACTCGGTAAATATTTACGTTCAGGGAGTTCGTGTGACGAACCCATAA
- a CDS encoding DAK2 domain-containing protein — translation MSITALDGKRFAEMVIQGANHLGANAKMVDALNVFPVPDGDTGTNMNLSMTSGAKEVKNNVQEHIGKVGVALSKGLLMGARGNSGVILSQLFRGFSKAIEAKATISGKEFAAALDSGVETAYKAVMKPVEGTILTVAKDSAKRGVQASQKSNDIIEIMEEVLIEARASLKRTPDLLPVLKEVGVVDSGGQGLVFVYEGFLAELKGEKLPDSPQSYPSMDEMVSAEHHKSVQGFMNTEDIEFGYCTEFMVKFEEEKLAKNPFNEQVYRNDLSKLGDSLLVIADDEVVKVHIHSEQPGDCLSYGQKYGSLINIKIENMRQQHSNIVGETLTPLVSDKHQVPKVQQEYGIVTVSMGSGIAELFKSIGAHAVIEGGQTMNPSTEDIVKAVKEVNAKKVFILPNNKNIIMAAQQAADVSDEEIYVIPSKTVPQGLSALLAFNPAGDVKTNEAQMTDAMQHVKTGQITFAVRDTQIDGLEIEKDDFMGIAEGKIVVKNKDKGKVAEDLLSQMVDEDSEILTIIYGEDVTEDEVNSLVAYVEEHFEDVEVELHNGKQPLYSFIFAIE, via the coding sequence GTGTCAATAACAGCTTTAGATGGGAAACGTTTTGCAGAAATGGTGATTCAAGGTGCGAATCATTTAGGAGCAAACGCAAAAATGGTTGATGCGTTAAACGTTTTTCCTGTGCCCGATGGTGATACTGGAACAAATATGAATTTATCAATGACCTCAGGGGCTAAGGAAGTAAAAAATAATGTTCAGGAACATATTGGTAAAGTAGGAGTGGCCCTATCAAAGGGTTTGCTTATGGGTGCACGTGGAAACTCTGGTGTAATTCTTTCCCAATTATTTCGTGGATTTTCAAAAGCAATTGAAGCAAAGGCTACAATCTCTGGAAAAGAATTCGCTGCGGCTTTGGATTCCGGTGTTGAGACAGCATATAAAGCGGTTATGAAGCCTGTCGAAGGAACAATTTTAACCGTTGCAAAGGATTCCGCTAAAAGAGGTGTTCAGGCGTCCCAAAAATCGAATGATATTATCGAGATTATGGAAGAAGTTTTAATAGAAGCAAGAGCTTCGCTTAAGCGTACACCTGACCTGCTCCCTGTTCTAAAGGAAGTTGGAGTAGTGGATAGCGGGGGACAGGGGCTTGTCTTTGTTTACGAAGGATTTCTTGCTGAATTAAAAGGTGAAAAGCTGCCAGATTCTCCTCAAAGCTATCCTTCAATGGATGAAATGGTTAGTGCAGAACATCATAAAAGTGTTCAAGGGTTTATGAATACTGAGGACATTGAATTTGGCTATTGTACGGAATTTATGGTCAAGTTTGAAGAGGAAAAATTAGCCAAAAACCCTTTCAATGAACAGGTTTATCGAAATGATCTAAGCAAGCTTGGAGATTCCCTGCTCGTTATCGCGGATGATGAGGTTGTAAAGGTACATATACATTCTGAACAACCTGGGGATTGCTTAAGCTATGGACAGAAGTACGGAAGCTTAATCAATATTAAAATTGAAAACATGAGACAGCAGCATTCTAATATAGTTGGAGAAACTCTAACACCTTTAGTTTCCGATAAACATCAAGTTCCAAAAGTACAGCAAGAGTACGGTATTGTTACTGTATCAATGGGTTCTGGAATCGCGGAATTGTTCAAAAGTATCGGAGCACATGCGGTAATTGAAGGCGGTCAAACAATGAATCCAAGTACAGAGGATATTGTTAAAGCCGTAAAAGAAGTGAATGCTAAAAAAGTATTTATTCTGCCGAATAATAAAAATATCATTATGGCTGCACAGCAAGCGGCTGATGTATCAGATGAAGAAATCTATGTCATTCCGTCTAAAACAGTTCCGCAAGGACTATCTGCGCTTTTAGCATTTAATCCAGCTGGAGATGTTAAGACAAATGAAGCACAAATGACGGATGCCATGCAGCATGTTAAGACGGGTCAAATTACATTTGCTGTTCGCGATACCCAGATTGATGGTTTAGAAATTGAGAAAGATGATTTCATGGGAATTGCTGAAGGCAAAATTGTTGTGAAAAACAAGGATAAAGGGAAAGTTGCGGAAGATTTGCTTTCTCAGATGGTGGATGAGGATTCGGAAATTTTAACCATCATTTATGGTGAAGACGTCACTGAGGATGAGGTCAATTCGCTTGTAGCGTATGTTGAGGAGCATTTTGAGGATGTCGAAGTTGAGCTTCATAACGGAAAACAACCATTATATTCTTTTATCTTTGCAATTGAATAA
- the spoVM gene encoding stage V sporulation protein SpoVM has translation MKFYTIKLPKFLGGLVRAMIGAFKKNE, from the coding sequence ATGAAGTTTTATACAATTAAACTGCCAAAGTTTTTAGGTGGACTTGTCCGAGCGATGATTGGTGCATTTAAAAAGAATGAATAG
- a CDS encoding Stp1/IreP family PP2C-type Ser/Thr phosphatase encodes MKAVFMTDQGKVRQHNEDAGGIFVNKDGHRLAIVADGMGGHRAGDVASEMTITQLKNDWETSNGISTAGDAENWLREQITNVNNLLFNHALNHLECDGMGTTVVAAISTERFVTIANIGDSRCYLLNESGFKQVTEDHSLVNELVRTGQISREDAEHHPRKNVLLRALGTEKAVEMDIKTIIFEEGDILLLCSDGLSNKVNEKEMKTILTNEEPLEQKASTLISLANENGGEDNITLAIVEFSDFCEGDE; translated from the coding sequence TTGAAAGCAGTATTTATGACTGATCAAGGCAAGGTCAGACAACATAATGAAGATGCTGGAGGAATATTTGTAAATAAGGACGGTCACCGCTTAGCCATTGTTGCAGATGGTATGGGCGGTCACCGTGCTGGTGATGTTGCAAGCGAAATGACCATCACTCAGTTGAAGAACGACTGGGAAACTTCAAATGGTATTTCAACTGCTGGAGATGCAGAAAATTGGTTAAGAGAGCAAATTACAAACGTCAATAATTTGCTTTTTAATCATGCATTGAACCATTTAGAATGTGATGGTATGGGGACTACCGTTGTTGCAGCAATAAGTACCGAACGATTTGTTACAATTGCAAACATAGGTGACAGTCGTTGTTATTTATTGAATGAGTCAGGTTTTAAACAGGTTACAGAAGACCATTCATTAGTAAATGAACTTGTTCGAACAGGTCAAATATCTCGAGAAGATGCAGAGCATCATCCCCGTAAAAATGTACTCCTTAGAGCTCTTGGGACTGAAAAAGCAGTCGAGATGGATATCAAAACGATTATATTTGAGGAGGGGGATATTCTTCTATTATGTTCTGATGGTCTTTCAAATAAAGTAAATGAAAAAGAAATGAAAACCATTCTGACAAATGAAGAACCTTTGGAGCAAAAAGCAAGTACCCTTATTTCCCTTGCAAATGAGAATGGGGGAGAGGATAACATTACACTTGCGATTGTAGAGTTTTCTGATTTTTGCGAGGGTGATGAATAA
- the rlmN gene encoding 23S rRNA (adenine(2503)-C(2))-methyltransferase RlmN yields the protein MEQLNTTENNTTLDIKKTSIYSLELHEIKDWLTNNGEKPFRAEQVFDWLYKKRVTSFEDMSNLPKGLRDKLSENFQLTTLKTIIQQTSSDGTIKFLFELHDGYSIETVLMRHDYGNSVCVTTQVGCRIGCTFCASTLGGLKRHLEAGEIVAQVVTVQQALDETDERVSSVVIMGIGEPFDNYDNMMAFLKIINHDKGLMIGARHITVSTSGIVPKIYQFADENMQINFAISLHAPNTELRSRLMPINRAYKLDDLMKSVRYYIDKTGRRISFEYGLFGGVNDSVEHAEELASLLKGLKCHVNLIPVNYVPERDYVRTPKDKIFAFEKTLKNRGINVTIRREQGHDIDAACGQLRAKERKEETR from the coding sequence TTGGAACAATTAAATACAACTGAGAACAATACAACATTGGACATAAAAAAAACGTCTATTTATTCACTGGAACTTCATGAAATAAAGGATTGGCTGACGAATAATGGCGAGAAACCATTTCGCGCAGAACAAGTCTTTGATTGGCTCTACAAAAAAAGAGTAACTTCATTTGAAGATATGAGTAATTTACCAAAAGGGTTACGTGATAAACTATCAGAGAATTTCCAACTCACCACATTAAAAACCATTATTCAGCAAACTTCATCTGATGGAACCATTAAATTTCTATTTGAGCTTCACGATGGCTACTCCATTGAAACAGTTTTAATGCGTCATGATTATGGTAATTCGGTGTGTGTAACAACACAAGTTGGCTGCCGGATTGGTTGTACTTTTTGTGCATCAACACTTGGCGGGCTTAAACGTCATTTAGAAGCAGGTGAAATTGTTGCTCAGGTTGTTACGGTGCAGCAAGCTCTTGATGAGACTGATGAGCGCGTCAGTTCAGTTGTCATTATGGGGATTGGAGAGCCTTTTGACAATTATGATAATATGATGGCGTTTTTAAAGATTATTAATCATGATAAAGGATTGATGATCGGGGCACGCCACATCACAGTATCGACCAGCGGCATTGTTCCGAAAATTTATCAATTTGCGGATGAAAATATGCAGATTAATTTTGCGATTTCATTACACGCGCCAAACACGGAATTAAGGTCTCGGTTAATGCCTATCAACAGGGCGTATAAACTTGATGACTTAATGAAATCTGTAAGGTATTATATCGATAAGACAGGTCGAAGAATTAGCTTTGAATATGGACTTTTTGGCGGTGTAAATGATTCTGTTGAACATGCAGAAGAGTTAGCCAGCCTTTTGAAGGGGCTAAAATGCCATGTTAATTTAATTCCTGTGAATTATGTACCCGAGAGGGACTATGTACGGACTCCAAAGGATAAAATTTTTGCATTTGAAAAAACGCTCAAAAATCGTGGTATTAATGTTACGATTCGCAGGGAGCAAGGTCACGATATTGACGCAGCATGTGGACAACTTCGTGCAAAGGAGCGAAAAGAGGAGACGAGGTGA
- a CDS encoding thiamine diphosphokinase, whose protein sequence is MQINILAGGPEELLPNLNDYIGDREIWVGVDRGVYTLIKKNITPKIAFGDFDSVSEEEYMLIEGFVKDLKRYKPEKNETDMELALNWAIEQKPDQIRIFGASGGRLDHFLANVQLMVTPLMETNSCNIFLIDKQNIISLKGPGSYKINKREDKKYVSFVPLTLHVKGLTLDGFKYPLKNRHISIGSTLCISNELISDNGTFSFSEGILLVIRSND, encoded by the coding sequence GTGCAAATAAATATTTTAGCTGGAGGTCCTGAGGAACTTCTGCCCAATTTAAATGATTACATAGGAGACAGAGAGATTTGGGTTGGTGTAGACCGAGGGGTCTATACCCTGATAAAAAAGAATATTACACCTAAGATAGCTTTTGGAGACTTCGATTCTGTTTCCGAAGAAGAATATATGCTGATTGAAGGATTTGTTAAAGACCTGAAGAGGTATAAGCCTGAAAAAAATGAAACAGATATGGAGCTTGCTTTGAATTGGGCCATCGAACAAAAACCAGATCAAATCAGAATCTTTGGAGCAAGTGGTGGCAGGTTAGACCATTTTTTAGCAAATGTCCAATTAATGGTAACGCCATTAATGGAAACAAATAGCTGCAACATTTTTCTTATTGATAAACAAAATATCATATCATTAAAAGGTCCAGGAAGTTATAAAATAAATAAGAGGGAAGATAAAAAGTATGTTTCGTTTGTTCCCCTAACCCTTCATGTAAAAGGTCTCACTCTTGATGGCTTTAAATATCCATTAAAAAATCGTCATATTTCTATCGGCTCAACATTATGTATTAGTAATGAACTTATTAGTGATAATGGTACTTTTTCATTTTCGGAAGGCATATTATTAGTGATAAGAAGTAATGATTAA
- the sdaAA gene encoding L-serine ammonia-lyase, iron-sulfur-dependent, subunit alpha has translation MFRNVAELVELAMSKNKKISEIMIEQEMEVTGRTREEVMAFMDRNLRVMEEAVERGIKGVKSHSGLTGGDAVLMQKYIEKGNFLSGKTILDAVSKAVATNEVNAAMGTICATPTAGSAGVVPGTLFAVKEKLNPTREEMVAFLFTAGAFGFVVANNASISGAAGGCQAEVGSASGMAAAAIVELAGGSPEQCAQAMAITLKNMLGLVCDPVAGLVEVPCVKRNAMGAANAMVAADMALAGITSRIPCDEVIDAMYKIGQTMPTALKETAQGGLAATPTGRELEAKIFGIPRV, from the coding sequence TTGTTTCGTAATGTGGCTGAGTTAGTAGAGCTTGCAATGAGTAAAAATAAAAAAATCTCCGAAATTATGATCGAGCAAGAAATGGAAGTTACCGGACGTACGCGTGAAGAAGTAATGGCCTTTATGGATCGTAATTTAAGAGTCATGGAAGAAGCGGTTGAGCGGGGGATTAAAGGAGTAAAGTCCCATTCTGGTTTGACCGGCGGGGATGCAGTTCTTATGCAAAAATATATTGAAAAAGGCAATTTCTTATCCGGTAAAACGATCCTTGATGCAGTTAGCAAAGCCGTAGCGACGAATGAAGTCAATGCAGCAATGGGAACGATTTGTGCTACTCCGACTGCAGGTTCAGCTGGAGTTGTCCCTGGAACATTATTCGCAGTGAAGGAAAAACTGAATCCTACTAGAGAGGAAATGGTGGCATTTCTTTTTACAGCAGGAGCTTTTGGTTTTGTAGTTGCTAACAATGCTTCTATCTCAGGTGCAGCTGGTGGATGTCAGGCAGAGGTTGGATCTGCCTCTGGAATGGCAGCGGCAGCAATTGTTGAATTGGCAGGTGGTTCACCTGAGCAATGTGCCCAAGCAATGGCGATTACACTAAAAAATATGCTTGGACTTGTATGTGATCCTGTTGCTGGTTTAGTGGAAGTCCCTTGTGTAAAAAGAAATGCAATGGGTGCCGCAAATGCGATGGTTGCGGCGGATATGGCATTAGCGGGCATTACCAGCAGGATTCCGTGTGACGAAGTCATTGACGCCATGTATAAAATTGGTCAAACCATGCCAACGGCTTTAAAAGAAACAGCACAGGGAGGGTTGGCGGCAACTCCGACAGGTCGTGAACTCGAAGCGAAGATCTTCGGTATACCGCG
- the rsgA gene encoding ribosome small subunit-dependent GTPase A, producing the protein MPEGKIVKALSGFYYVLHNGEMIQCRGRGVFRKNKITPLVGDEVIFQAENDREGYIMEVKERKNELVRPPIANVDQAILVFSAVEPAFSTVLLDRFLVLVEYNHIQPLICITKMDLTNDNEKQKISEYADQYRKIGYEVLLTSSETEVGIEALNPHVEDKISVFAGQSGVGKSSLLNVLRPDLELKTNDISSHLGRGKHTTRHVELISIGKGLIADTPGFSSLEFTTIEAEELAYCFPEMQRESENCKFRACLHISEPKCAVKQAVESQVITQYRYQHYVDFLQEIKDRKPRY; encoded by the coding sequence ATGCCTGAAGGAAAAATTGTAAAAGCATTAAGTGGTTTTTATTATGTGCTTCATAATGGAGAAATGATTCAATGCAGGGGAAGAGGTGTGTTTCGGAAAAACAAAATTACACCTCTTGTCGGCGATGAAGTTATTTTTCAGGCGGAAAATGATCGAGAAGGTTATATTATGGAAGTAAAGGAAAGGAAGAATGAACTTGTTCGTCCGCCTATTGCAAATGTAGATCAAGCTATTCTTGTCTTTTCCGCAGTTGAACCAGCCTTTAGTACCGTGCTTTTAGATAGGTTTCTTGTTCTTGTCGAATATAATCATATTCAACCACTTATTTGTATTACAAAAATGGATTTAACCAACGACAATGAAAAACAGAAGATTTCGGAATACGCTGATCAATATAGAAAGATTGGGTATGAAGTATTACTTACTTCATCTGAAACCGAAGTAGGTATTGAGGCTTTAAATCCACATGTCGAAGATAAAATATCTGTTTTTGCCGGCCAATCGGGAGTCGGCAAATCATCGCTTTTAAATGTGCTGCGACCTGACCTTGAACTAAAAACCAATGATATTTCTTCCCATTTAGGCAGAGGTAAACATACCACCCGACACGTTGAACTAATTAGTATCGGTAAGGGTCTGATTGCTGACACACCGGGATTTAGTTCATTGGAATTTACGACTATTGAAGCAGAAGAGTTGGCATATTGCTTTCCAGAAATGCAAAGGGAAAGTGAAAATTGCAAATTTAGAGCCTGTTTACATATTAGTGAGCCTAAATGTGCTGTAAAACAAGCGGTTGAATCACAAGTAATTACTCAATATCGTTATCAGCATTATGTTGATTTCCTTCAAGAAATAAAAGATAGAAAGCCGAGGTATTAG